A single window of Rubrobacter aplysinae DNA harbors:
- a CDS encoding Hsp20/alpha crystallin family protein: MLSPFRGFMDTQGEMNRMLDEMVGRFGRRPVRQAQPELLSPATDVLSRGGDLVLRSELPGVKQDDLEVTLSNGVLTISGERQDEQESEGSGYHSRELHYGSFSRSFRVPDNVSGGDVHARFDDGVLEVTLKGAAEVRQPERIRVEGSESSQGQVEGSES; the protein is encoded by the coding sequence ATGCTGAGTCCTTTCAGGGGTTTTATGGACACGCAGGGTGAGATGAACCGGATGTTGGACGAGATGGTCGGCAGGTTTGGCCGGCGTCCGGTCCGGCAGGCGCAGCCGGAGTTGCTGAGTCCGGCCACGGACGTCCTGAGCCGCGGTGGGGATCTCGTGCTCAGGTCCGAGCTGCCGGGCGTAAAGCAGGACGACCTGGAGGTTACGCTTTCCAACGGGGTACTGACCATCTCTGGCGAGCGCCAGGACGAGCAGGAGAGTGAGGGCTCCGGGTATCATTCCCGGGAGTTGCACTATGGCTCGTTTAGCCGCAGCTTCAGGGTTCCCGACAACGTTAGCGGCGGCGACGTCCACGCCCGCTTCGACGACGGCGTGCTGGAGGTGACCTTGAAGGGCGCCGCCGAGGTGCGGCAGCCGGAGCGCATCCGGGTCGAGGGCTCCGAAAGCTCGCAGGGGCAGGTCGAGGGTTCCGAGAGCTAG
- a CDS encoding ChaB family protein, with the protein MPYEKITELPKGVKDNLPKPAQEIYKEAFNGALDEYGEESRAHRVAWSTVETKYTKDENGEWRRKEDR; encoded by the coding sequence ATGCCCTACGAAAAGATTACCGAGCTGCCGAAAGGCGTCAAGGACAACCTGCCGAAGCCGGCGCAGGAGATCTACAAGGAGGCCTTCAACGGCGCGCTGGACGAGTACGGCGAGGAGAGCCGCGCCCACCGGGTGGCCTGGAGCACCGTAGAGACGAAGTACACGAAAGATGAAAACGGCGAGTGGCGCCGCAAGGAGGACCGCTAA
- a CDS encoding glycosyltransferase family 2 protein, with the protein MSVLSVAGFILWVNYAILVYFLLINGFYLFLYLMSFVKISDYARREAFSGLSELMVSQYAPPVSLIVPAYNEEATIAASVRSFLALHYSSFEVVIVNDGSTDRTIEILREQFGLTESDQPVRKQLQTRPIKAVYAAASESLIVVDKENGGKADALNVGICAANYPIVCCIDADVILEEDALLRIARPMIESADVSAVGGIVRVANGCEVDSGRVVEVGTPRSAIPNFQIVEYLRAFLAGRTGWGVLNALLIISGAFGMFRRRDLIAAGGYVHDTVGEDMELVTRLHRVLREENRRYRIEFIPDPVAWTEVPATVKVLRRQRDRWHRGLIDTLVRHRRMFMNPRYGTVGMLAMPYFLFFEFLGPVIELTGYAAFALGLALGYLSFAFAAAFFLVAVGLGIVLSVGAIFMEELRLKRYPHWKDLAKLTFYGVIENFGYRQLVTVWRFLAIISFLRNNQSWGSMERRGFDPAKRSKKKG; encoded by the coding sequence TTGAGCGTCTTGAGCGTCGCCGGCTTCATCCTGTGGGTCAACTACGCGATACTCGTCTACTTTCTCCTGATAAACGGGTTCTACCTCTTTCTGTACCTGATGTCGTTCGTGAAAATCTCGGACTACGCCCGGCGGGAGGCGTTCTCGGGCCTTTCGGAGCTGATGGTCTCGCAGTACGCGCCCCCGGTCTCGCTCATAGTCCCCGCCTACAACGAGGAAGCAACCATAGCGGCCAGCGTCCGCTCCTTTCTCGCGCTCCACTACTCGAGTTTCGAGGTCGTGATCGTCAACGACGGCTCGACGGACCGGACCATCGAGATACTCCGGGAGCAGTTCGGCCTGACGGAATCCGATCAGCCGGTAAGAAAGCAGCTACAGACCAGGCCGATAAAGGCGGTCTACGCCGCGGCCTCCGAGAGCCTGATCGTGGTGGACAAGGAGAACGGCGGCAAGGCCGACGCCCTGAACGTCGGTATCTGCGCCGCGAACTACCCGATAGTGTGCTGCATAGACGCCGACGTAATCCTCGAAGAAGACGCGCTCCTGCGCATAGCGCGGCCCATGATCGAGTCAGCCGACGTCTCCGCGGTCGGCGGCATAGTCCGGGTGGCCAACGGCTGCGAGGTCGACTCCGGCAGGGTCGTCGAGGTCGGCACCCCCCGGAGCGCGATCCCGAACTTCCAGATCGTGGAGTACCTGCGGGCCTTTCTCGCCGGGCGCACCGGCTGGGGCGTGCTGAACGCGCTGCTCATAATCTCGGGGGCGTTCGGCATGTTCCGCCGCCGGGACCTCATAGCGGCGGGCGGCTACGTCCACGACACCGTCGGCGAGGACATGGAGCTCGTCACCCGGCTGCACCGGGTACTGCGCGAGGAGAACCGCCGCTACCGCATAGAGTTCATCCCGGACCCCGTCGCCTGGACCGAGGTGCCGGCTACCGTGAAGGTGCTGCGCCGTCAGCGGGACCGCTGGCACCGGGGCCTCATAGACACCCTCGTCAGGCACCGCAGGATGTTCATGAACCCCCGATACGGCACCGTCGGGATGCTCGCGATGCCGTATTTCTTGTTCTTCGAGTTTCTGGGCCCGGTGATAGAGCTGACGGGCTACGCGGCCTTTGCCCTCGGCCTCGCGCTCGGCTACCTGAGCTTCGCCTTCGCCGCGGCATTCTTCCTGGTCGCGGTGGGACTCGGGATCGTGCTCTCGGTCGGGGCGATCTTCATGGAGGAGCTGCGGCTCAAGCGGTACCCGCACTGGAAAGACCTCGCCAAGCTCACCTTCTACGGCGTAATAGAGAACTTCGGCTACCGCCAGCTCGTCACCGTGTGGAGGTTCCTCGCCATAATCTCCTTCCTGCGCAACAACCAGTCCTGGGGCTCGATGGAGCGCCGGGGCTTCGACCCCGCCAAACGCTCGAAGAAAAAGGGCTGA
- the thiD gene encoding bifunctional hydroxymethylpyrimidine kinase/phosphomethylpyrimidine kinase, whose translation MISVATSDSGGGAGIQADLKSFLRCGVYGTTAVVATTSQNTLGVEGIHALPPEVAAEQIEAVATDIGADAVKTGMLFSAGIISAVARTVQRLGLPNLVVDPVMVAESGAVLLEDEAVEIYKQGLFPLAAAITPNVNEAFALALPGEPVDEERIEECARILYGFGPRAVLITGGHTASGDDLLYDGETFIRIEGELHDTRATHGAGCTHSSALASFLARGFGLEAAAWRARKVASGAVRHGLDEIGAGAGPVHALGGVITLPEEDL comes from the coding sequence GTGATCAGCGTCGCCACCAGCGATTCCGGGGGTGGCGCCGGGATACAGGCCGACCTCAAGTCGTTTCTGCGCTGTGGGGTGTACGGGACGACGGCGGTCGTTGCGACCACCTCCCAGAACACCCTCGGGGTCGAGGGTATTCACGCCCTGCCGCCGGAGGTCGCGGCGGAGCAGATCGAGGCCGTCGCCACGGACATAGGCGCTGACGCCGTAAAGACCGGGATGCTCTTCAGTGCCGGGATCATCTCCGCCGTCGCGCGGACGGTACAACGCCTCGGGCTGCCGAACCTCGTCGTGGACCCGGTAATGGTCGCGGAGAGTGGCGCAGTGCTCCTGGAAGACGAGGCCGTCGAGATCTACAAGCAGGGGCTGTTCCCGCTGGCGGCCGCGATCACGCCGAACGTGAACGAGGCGTTCGCCCTGGCCCTGCCCGGTGAGCCTGTGGATGAGGAGCGTATCGAGGAGTGCGCGAGGATACTCTACGGCTTCGGCCCGCGCGCCGTGCTCATAACCGGCGGCCACACCGCGAGCGGCGACGACCTGCTCTACGACGGCGAGACGTTTATCCGAATAGAAGGCGAGCTCCACGACACCCGGGCGACACACGGCGCGGGCTGTACCCACTCCTCGGCGTTGGCAAGCTTCCTGGCGCGGGGTTTCGGGCTGGAGGCGGCGGCCTGGCGGGCACGGAAGGTGGCCTCGGGGGCCGTGAGACACGGGCTGGACGAGATCGGGGCCGGGGCTGGACCCGTCCACGCCCTCGGCGGGGTAATTACGCTACCGGAGGAGGATCTTTAG
- the thiM gene encoding hydroxyethylthiazole kinase: protein MEATEALERLAERRPLVHHLTNYVTVNLVANVTLCTGALPVMAQSAEEVEEMASAASALVINLGTLDPGFVEAALAAGKEANRRGAPVVLDPVGAGATALRTRSAERVLSELSVAAVCGNAGEVATLAGLSGEVRGVESLSLQNGDAREATVEAARTLGTTVAATGPTDYVSGPGGTLAVENGHPLMGRVVGTGCASTAAIGCFAAVQDTRDGLDPETAAAALAYFGRAGEAAAQDADGPGTFEPRLLDALARFAQDPGGLGEPRVRET from the coding sequence GTGGAGGCGACGGAAGCACTCGAAAGGCTCGCAGAGCGCAGGCCGCTCGTACACCATCTGACCAACTACGTCACCGTGAACCTGGTGGCGAACGTCACACTCTGCACCGGGGCGCTGCCGGTGATGGCCCAGAGCGCCGAGGAGGTAGAGGAGATGGCCTCCGCCGCCTCCGCCCTCGTGATAAACCTCGGCACCCTGGACCCCGGCTTCGTGGAGGCCGCGCTCGCCGCCGGAAAAGAGGCGAACCGCCGGGGCGCGCCGGTCGTGCTGGATCCCGTCGGAGCCGGGGCCACCGCGCTCAGGACCCGCTCCGCAGAGCGCGTGCTCTCGGAGCTTTCCGTCGCCGCGGTGTGCGGCAACGCCGGGGAGGTCGCGACGCTCGCCGGGCTCTCCGGCGAGGTGCGCGGCGTGGAGAGCCTCTCTCTACAAAACGGCGACGCCCGGGAGGCCACCGTGGAGGCCGCCCGCACGCTCGGCACCACCGTGGCTGCGACCGGCCCCACCGACTACGTCTCCGGCCCGGGCGGTACGCTGGCCGTCGAGAATGGACACCCGCTCATGGGCCGCGTCGTGGGCACCGGCTGCGCCTCGACCGCGGCCATTGGCTGCTTCGCCGCCGTACAGGACACACGGGACGGCCTCGACCCCGAGACCGCCGCAGCCGCGCTCGCGTACTTCGGGCGCGCCGGAGAGGCCGCCGCTCAGGATGCCGACGGCCCCGGGACCTTCGAGCCCCGGCTGCTGGATGCGCTCGCCCGGTTCGCGCAGGACCCTGGAGGCCTGGGCGAACCGCGGGTGCGAGAGACGTAG
- a CDS encoding DUF2254 domain-containing protein: MLKRRLSFLWGRLNSSFWFVPALLVAASLLLFFAMQYADRRFVSGVTGSPLIFSGGADAARSLLGAISGGIITVTATSFSLAIVTLTLASSQYTPRVMQNFLADRGIQVVLGTFLGTFTYCIQVLRIIRTPTGSSAEPFVPVLGLTVAMLLALGCVGLLIYFIHHVADMIQSSSIVKGAHLDSLRYIRDLEDLEGDSRTDAEEPPVTGGAPAVLLCRKSGYVQHLDRRSIAEVVGGLSGDGGGKTFVDLPSGQGFFISAGLPIARIWASEGVEMDGEIEDKLHKAIITGKERSFQQDFAFGLRQLADIAILGLSPGVNDPTSSMQAMDRIEAILIALGDKKMPGGLHHYELQGSEVILRVGYYGFDDVVGLGLDQIRRSAFTSGQVAVLDRFLELVGRAMRANPMEERLYSLWERALAVARLAPQEITDPRDAANLALHAVRLGAPLLETGLREKAADDLRDVARFCGDLPGADGVRREVEAVLSDTGQGDRDDGQIRWPG, encoded by the coding sequence TTGTTAAAGCGGAGGTTGAGTTTTCTGTGGGGCAGGCTGAACTCCAGCTTTTGGTTCGTGCCGGCTCTCCTGGTGGCCGCGAGCCTTTTGTTGTTCTTCGCTATGCAGTATGCGGACAGGAGGTTCGTGTCCGGGGTGACGGGGTCGCCGCTGATCTTCTCCGGGGGCGCAGACGCCGCGCGTTCGCTGCTGGGTGCCATATCCGGCGGCATCATAACGGTCACCGCCACCTCTTTCTCACTGGCCATAGTAACGTTGACGCTTGCCTCCTCACAGTACACACCCCGGGTGATGCAGAACTTCCTGGCCGACCGGGGGATACAGGTGGTGCTCGGAACGTTCTTGGGCACCTTTACCTACTGCATACAGGTCCTCCGGATAATCCGCACCCCGACCGGCTCCTCGGCAGAGCCTTTCGTGCCGGTACTCGGGCTTACGGTTGCCATGCTGTTGGCGCTCGGCTGCGTCGGTCTCCTCATCTACTTTATCCACCACGTCGCGGACATGATCCAGTCCTCGTCCATCGTCAAGGGCGCCCACCTCGACTCCTTGCGATACATCCGGGACCTCGAGGACCTGGAGGGAGATAGCCGGACGGATGCCGAGGAGCCCCCCGTAACCGGGGGCGCGCCAGCGGTGCTGCTCTGCCGGAAGAGTGGGTACGTACAGCACTTGGACCGGCGCTCGATAGCGGAGGTTGTTGGAGGTCTTTCGGGAGACGGGGGCGGCAAGACGTTCGTAGACCTCCCTTCTGGCCAGGGTTTCTTCATCTCCGCCGGGCTGCCAATAGCCAGGATCTGGGCCTCCGAGGGGGTGGAGATGGACGGTGAGATCGAAGATAAGTTGCACAAGGCGATAATCACGGGTAAGGAGCGTTCCTTTCAGCAGGACTTCGCCTTCGGACTCAGGCAGCTCGCAGACATCGCCATACTCGGGCTTTCACCGGGGGTGAACGACCCCACCTCCTCGATGCAGGCGATGGACCGGATAGAGGCGATTCTGATCGCCCTGGGAGACAAGAAGATGCCGGGCGGGCTGCATCACTACGAGCTACAGGGCTCAGAGGTGATCTTGCGGGTCGGTTACTATGGCTTCGACGACGTGGTCGGGCTCGGGCTGGACCAGATCCGGCGCTCCGCATTTACCAGCGGACAGGTCGCGGTGCTGGACCGCTTTCTGGAGCTGGTGGGCCGGGCGATGCGGGCCAACCCGATGGAGGAGCGTCTTTACTCACTGTGGGAGCGCGCGCTCGCCGTGGCCCGGCTGGCGCCGCAGGAGATCACGGACCCCCGTGACGCCGCAAACCTGGCGCTACACGCCGTAAGGCTCGGCGCCCCGCTGCTGGAGACCGGGCTGCGGGAGAAAGCAGCCGATGATCTCCGGGACGTCGCAAGGTTCTGCGGGGATCTGCCCGGCGCGGATGGCGTGCGGCGGGAGGTGGAGGCCGTGCTCTCGGATACGGGACAAGGGGACCGGGATGATGGCCAGATTCGGTGGCCCGGATAG
- the thiW gene encoding energy coupling factor transporter S component ThiW — MNSGTRSQEGSAVSGLTRKLVLAGLLAALGVLLGLFSVPVGGARVFPFQHAINVIAGVALGPWWAAGSALVTATLRFATGTGSIFAFPGSPFGALAVGFAYRALRRDAAAFAEPFGTVLIGASLSALLFAPLAGLSGATSGFLVLAGSFALSAIPGAVIGYFLLRVLRGSRVLG, encoded by the coding sequence TTGAACAGCGGCACTCGAAGTCAGGAAGGGAGTGCGGTCTCCGGGCTTACCCGCAAGCTCGTTCTTGCCGGACTACTGGCTGCGCTCGGGGTGTTGCTCGGGCTGTTCTCGGTGCCGGTCGGCGGGGCGCGGGTGTTTCCTTTTCAGCACGCGATCAACGTAATCGCCGGGGTCGCGCTCGGGCCGTGGTGGGCGGCGGGCTCGGCGCTCGTTACCGCGACCCTGCGATTCGCAACCGGAACCGGGAGCATCTTCGCCTTCCCCGGCAGCCCGTTCGGCGCGCTCGCGGTCGGATTCGCCTACCGGGCCCTGCGACGCGACGCGGCGGCCTTTGCGGAGCCGTTCGGGACGGTCTTGATCGGGGCCTCGTTAAGTGCCCTCTTGTTCGCGCCGCTCGCCGGGCTCTCCGGTGCGACCAGCGGGTTTCTGGTGCTCGCGGGGTCGTTCGCGCTGTCCGCCATCCCGGGCGCAGTGATCGGGTACTTCCTGCTGCGGGTGCTCCGAGGAAGCCGGGTGCTAGGATAG
- the thiL gene encoding thiamine-phosphate kinase: protein MREFEVIRRLYDGLPERPPEVVVPIGDDCAVVRLGNAEWVVAADMLVYGHHFLDWATPEDVGYKAVAVNVSDVAAMGCEPRFILCSGGSPDSGTALRCMEGMLEAAREFGVYPLGGDTTGAAALTVDVTIIGGVPAGGEPVLRSGARAGDLLAVTGELGASAAGFLALEAGRGTEASRLAERHLRPEPRVEAGRAASAAGVRAMIDLSDGLASDVRHLCERSGVGCRIELERLPVAGDTRAFAESEGRDPGMLAATGGEDYELLVAAPEETLDRMRAACGTPVSVVGEITAHPGVEFLRRGERQESLSGWDHFSTGG, encoded by the coding sequence GTGAGAGAGTTCGAGGTTATACGCAGGCTGTATGACGGGCTGCCGGAGAGGCCGCCCGAGGTGGTGGTGCCCATAGGCGACGACTGCGCCGTGGTAAGGCTCGGTAATGCGGAGTGGGTGGTCGCGGCTGACATGCTGGTGTACGGGCACCACTTTCTGGACTGGGCCACGCCGGAGGATGTGGGTTACAAGGCGGTCGCCGTGAACGTGTCCGACGTGGCCGCGATGGGTTGCGAGCCCCGCTTCATACTCTGCTCCGGCGGGTCACCGGACTCCGGGACGGCCCTGCGGTGCATGGAAGGAATGCTGGAGGCCGCCCGGGAGTTCGGGGTGTACCCGCTCGGGGGCGACACCACCGGGGCGGCGGCGCTCACCGTGGACGTCACGATAATCGGGGGCGTTCCGGCGGGTGGGGAGCCGGTGCTGCGGAGCGGGGCCCGGGCCGGGGATCTCCTGGCGGTAACCGGGGAGCTCGGGGCCTCGGCGGCCGGTTTCCTGGCGCTGGAGGCCGGACGCGGGACAGAGGCTTCGCGGCTCGCGGAGCGGCACCTGCGCCCAGAGCCCCGGGTGGAGGCCGGCAGGGCGGCCTCGGCGGCGGGGGTCCGGGCGATGATAGACCTCTCGGATGGCCTGGCCTCTGACGTGCGGCACCTGTGCGAGCGCAGCGGGGTTGGTTGCCGCATAGAGCTCGAGAGGCTGCCGGTAGCCGGGGACACGCGGGCGTTTGCCGAGTCGGAGGGCCGTGACCCGGGGATGCTCGCGGCGACCGGCGGCGAGGACTACGAGCTGCTCGTGGCCGCCCCGGAGGAGACGCTGGACCGGATGCGTGCGGCCTGCGGCACGCCGGTTAGCGTGGTGGGCGAGATCACGGCCCACCCCGGAGTCGAGTTTCTGCGGCGCGGCGAGAGGCAGGAGTCGCTCTCTGGCTGGGACCACTTCTCCACCGGGGGCTAG
- a CDS encoding NUDIX hydrolase yields MSVRASLVSGILPVLSDDRMLLLQRPGGTWEPPAGRLAPGEDFSAGAIRELQEETGLSLHPERILATWVGPRPGGNAGDLLGSVFFASRAPVETERAVRLSAEHLDHRWATVEEWLTLPSWWSLDDIRRVPRVLDTLPVTPSTPSAPFSPPRATPGTGPGDSESREPAEVVANLGAGTVLVNPGDDNTEPRALLLRRRKPPVGLWENPGGMLEPGEDFAAAARRETLEETGVDAHPGPAWWARVEPWRGPDDHELYAGVGFVSPYTGGAIRLEDEAHDAHVWATRSEWESLKTWYKPREIQDLWSAIERMNRAGRA; encoded by the coding sequence TTGAGCGTCAGAGCCTCGCTCGTCTCCGGGATCCTGCCCGTCCTATCCGACGACCGGATGCTGCTCCTACAACGCCCGGGCGGCACCTGGGAGCCGCCCGCCGGACGGCTGGCCCCCGGCGAGGATTTCTCCGCCGGGGCGATCCGCGAGCTCCAAGAGGAGACCGGGCTCTCCCTGCACCCCGAAAGGATACTCGCCACCTGGGTCGGACCACGGCCGGGGGGTAACGCCGGAGACCTCCTCGGGAGCGTGTTCTTCGCCTCCCGGGCCCCCGTCGAGACCGAGCGCGCGGTACGCCTCTCAGCCGAGCACCTGGATCACCGCTGGGCCACCGTAGAGGAGTGGCTCACCCTGCCTAGCTGGTGGAGCCTGGATGACATTCGGCGCGTCCCCCGGGTGCTCGACACCCTGCCCGTAACGCCCTCCACGCCCTCCGCGCCCTTCTCACCGCCGCGCGCCACCCCCGGCACTGGCCCCGGTGATTCCGAATCCCGGGAGCCCGCAGAGGTGGTTGCGAACCTCGGGGCCGGTACGGTGCTCGTGAACCCGGGCGACGATAATACAGAGCCGCGAGCCCTGCTCCTGCGCCGCCGCAAACCGCCCGTCGGCCTCTGGGAGAACCCCGGCGGCATGCTGGAGCCGGGCGAGGACTTCGCCGCCGCCGCCCGCCGCGAGACCCTGGAAGAGACCGGAGTAGACGCTCATCCCGGGCCGGCGTGGTGGGCGCGGGTAGAGCCCTGGCGCGGCCCCGACGACCACGAGCTATACGCCGGCGTCGGCTTCGTATCGCCTTACACAGGCGGAGCAATACGCCTCGAAGACGAGGCCCACGACGCCCACGTCTGGGCCACGAGATCTGAGTGGGAGAGCCTAAAGACCTGGTACAAACCCCGCGAGATACAAGACCTGTGGTCCGCCATCGAGCGCATGAACCGTGCCGGGAGAGCCTGA
- a CDS encoding YqjF family protein: MPDGAENSLLERGDHRPYPPPEGRWALSMRWHDLLFMHWPVGYDALRPLIPPALDLDTFDGSAWLGVVPFRMSGVSPRYLPGVPHVSDFPELNLRTYVTAGGKPGIWFFSLDAHNPLAVRLARATFSLPYYDAAMSCRPHGSDGVDYRSVRTHRRAHDTRFTARYRPTGPPVEAGDLERFLTDRYCLYAADSAGRLRRGEIHHDDWRLQPAEAEVSELEMTGQIGLKLPDSAPLLHFSRRLEVVAWAPRRVGS, encoded by the coding sequence ATGCCGGACGGCGCCGAAAACAGCTTGCTAGAGCGCGGGGATCATCGTCCCTATCCGCCGCCGGAGGGGCGGTGGGCGCTCTCGATGCGCTGGCACGACCTGCTCTTCATGCACTGGCCGGTCGGATACGACGCGCTCCGTCCCCTTATACCGCCGGCCCTGGATCTCGACACCTTCGACGGCAGCGCCTGGCTCGGGGTGGTCCCGTTCAGGATGAGCGGCGTCAGTCCCCGGTACCTGCCCGGCGTGCCGCACGTTTCGGACTTCCCGGAGCTGAATCTGCGCACCTACGTGACCGCTGGCGGCAAGCCGGGGATCTGGTTCTTCAGCCTCGACGCCCACAACCCGCTCGCCGTGCGCCTGGCCCGCGCCACGTTCAGCCTGCCGTACTACGACGCGGCCATGTCCTGCCGCCCGCACGGGTCTGACGGCGTGGACTACCGCAGCGTCCGTACCCACCGCCGCGCCCACGACACGCGCTTCACGGCCCGCTACCGGCCAACCGGGCCGCCCGTGGAGGCCGGAGACCTGGAGCGATTCCTAACGGATCGCTACTGTCTCTACGCCGCCGATAGCGCGGGCCGGCTGCGGCGGGGTGAGATCCACCACGACGACTGGCGGCTCCAGCCCGCCGAGGCCGAGGTCTCCGAGCTGGAGATGACCGGCCAGATCGGCCTGAAGCTCCCGGACTCTGCGCCCCTCCTGCACTTCTCCCGCAGGCTGGAGGTCGTCGCGTGGGCGCCGCGCAGGGTCGGAAGTTGA
- a CDS encoding helix-turn-helix domain-containing protein: MQERDVGGYLIRVRRTRMWTQGELAQEAGVSPTTVSGIESGKISRPHFGTLRKLARVLEVNPQDFFEQEPAEGVGRSPAALSLRWARSTRDLEFERELDRASLQGLKRLIRILEEERGRLQGLYGEFPPGSEERLRVKGELRHIAARSESVSTSMLFHPERREG; encoded by the coding sequence ATGCAGGAGCGGGATGTCGGCGGGTATTTGATACGGGTTCGCAGGACGCGGATGTGGACCCAGGGCGAGCTCGCGCAGGAGGCGGGGGTTAGTCCGACGACGGTTTCCGGCATAGAGAGTGGCAAGATCTCCCGGCCCCACTTCGGCACCTTGAGGAAGCTGGCGCGGGTGCTGGAGGTGAACCCGCAGGATTTTTTCGAGCAGGAGCCGGCGGAGGGCGTAGGTAGATCCCCCGCCGCCCTGAGTCTGAGATGGGCGAGATCCACGCGGGATCTTGAGTTCGAGCGCGAGCTGGACCGCGCCTCTTTGCAGGGATTGAAACGGCTGATCCGGATACTTGAGGAGGAGCGCGGGCGGCTGCAGGGGCTCTATGGTGAGTTTCCGCCGGGTAGCGAGGAGCGGCTCCGCGTCAAGGGCGAGCTACGGCACATCGCCGCGCGATCCGAGTCCGTCTCCACGTCTATGCTATTCCACCCGGAGAGGCGAGAGGGTTAG
- the tenA gene encoding thiaminase II, whose translation MRDTLPEQRTGFTAELWGRARPVYERILGHPFLAGLSDGTLSGDRFRHYVTQDALYLADYARALSLVGVSSGEGETLEMFNRHAGGAIVVERELHGGLLAGLGVSEGDAEPAPTTLAYTSYLLRTAALEPYPEALCAVLPCYWIYREVGDALAEKGSPEDLYDDWIRTYAGEDFDSLVSEVLDLTDRAGRKLSGPEREKAGRAFETAARYEWMFWNMGWTLEGWPVG comes from the coding sequence TTGCGCGACACGCTACCGGAGCAGAGGACCGGGTTCACCGCGGAGCTGTGGGGCCGCGCCAGGCCCGTGTACGAGCGGATACTCGGCCACCCGTTTCTCGCCGGGCTCTCCGACGGCACGCTATCCGGGGACCGCTTCAGACACTACGTTACCCAGGATGCGCTCTACCTGGCGGACTACGCCCGCGCCCTGAGCCTCGTCGGCGTGAGTTCCGGCGAGGGCGAGACGCTGGAGATGTTCAACCGGCACGCCGGGGGAGCCATCGTCGTCGAGCGCGAGCTACACGGCGGCCTGCTGGCCGGGCTCGGGGTCTCGGAAGGGGACGCGGAGCCCGCCCCGACCACCCTGGCCTACACGAGCTATCTCCTGAGGACCGCGGCCCTCGAGCCGTATCCAGAAGCCCTGTGCGCCGTGTTGCCGTGTTACTGGATCTACCGCGAGGTAGGCGACGCCCTGGCCGAGAAAGGCTCCCCGGAGGATCTATACGACGACTGGATACGGACCTACGCGGGAGAGGATTTCGACTCCCTAGTCTCGGAGGTGCTCGACCTCACCGACCGTGCGGGCAGGAAGCTCTCGGGACCCGAACGGGAGAAGGCCGGGCGCGCCTTCGAGACCGCCGCCCGCTACGAGTGGATGTTCTGGAACATGGGCTGGACGCTTGAGGGCTGGCCCGTGGGGTGA
- the thiE gene encoding thiamine phosphate synthase, producing MGAAQGRKLSPTGPRQRLQDARLLLVTDPRPDLAERVRSAVRGGVDVVQLREKGRPAAELLPLAREISAACDTGFAGDTDGSGGSRAIFTVNDDLELARLCAAEGIECGVHLGQDDASTAEARRTLGTEAVIGRSAGTVEEVRQALRNGADYLGVGAVYATPTKPGGDVGGLELVSALSQEQPPVPWFAIGGVTLQTAGEVAEAGAPGFAVVRAVLDAEDPAAAARELRAYLPPAPRSRATG from the coding sequence GTGGGCGCCGCGCAGGGTCGGAAGTTGAGCCCGACCGGGCCCCGGCAACGGCTGCAAGATGCCCGTCTCCTGCTCGTTACCGACCCGCGCCCGGATCTCGCCGAGAGGGTACGCTCCGCCGTGCGGGGCGGGGTAGACGTGGTGCAGCTCCGGGAGAAGGGCCGGCCTGCGGCAGAGCTGTTGCCGCTGGCGCGGGAGATCTCGGCCGCCTGCGACACCGGATTTGCCGGAGACACCGACGGCTCCGGCGGCTCCAGAGCGATCTTCACGGTAAACGACGATCTGGAGCTCGCCCGGCTCTGCGCCGCCGAGGGCATCGAGTGCGGCGTCCACCTCGGCCAGGACGACGCCTCGACCGCCGAGGCCCGCCGGACTCTCGGAACGGAAGCCGTGATCGGGAGGTCCGCGGGAACGGTCGAGGAGGTCCGGCAGGCGCTGCGAAACGGCGCGGACTACCTCGGCGTCGGCGCGGTCTACGCCACCCCGACGAAGCCCGGCGGCGACGTCGGCGGGCTGGAGCTTGTCAGTGCCCTCTCCCAAGAGCAGCCGCCGGTGCCGTGGTTCGCCATTGGCGGCGTGACCCTGCAGACCGCCGGCGAGGTGGCCGAGGCGGGCGCGCCGGGGTTCGCCGTGGTACGGGCCGTGCTGGACGCCGAAGACCCGGCCGCCGCCGCCCGCGAGCTACGCGCCTACCTGCCCCCGGCTCCCCGGTCCCGCGCCACCGGTTGA